From a single Maylandia zebra isolate NMK-2024a linkage group LG3, Mzebra_GT3a, whole genome shotgun sequence genomic region:
- the LOC143414275 gene encoding junctional adhesion molecule-like, whose protein sequence is MSAGTASLCSTLLFFSVFEFVSADEKNITAESGQNVTLTCRAPNKKIIVIVWSREDLKDEYVLFYEKGQFVPEYQHPSFKNRVDLQDRQMKDGDASLILKDVNTADSGTYECRVVSGTKRRRRGISTEPISIIHLHVVPPDPKIITAESGQDITLTCRAPNSNIVKWSRADLVPQYVILYQDGDFISANQHPSFKNRVDLQDRQMKDGDVSLILKDVNTADSGTYVCRVFIEETRSWKNSIILHLIVPPGQTRGPEKDEDNKDGGKTNGVKKEDLPVVLMCFLLLLLLLS, encoded by the exons GCTGTTTTTCAGCGTCTTCGAGTTCGTCTCTGCAG acgagaaaaacatcacagctgagtctggacagaacgtcactctgacatgtcgaGCTCCAAACAAGAAGATCATAGTTATAGTTTGGAGCAGAGAAGACCTGAAAGATGAATATGTGCTTTTTTACGAAAAAGGACAGTTTGTTCCAGAGtaccagcatccatcttttaagaaccgggtggatctgcaggacaggcagatgaaggatggagacgcgtctttgattctgaaggatGTGAACACTGCTGATAGTGGAACATACGAGTGTCGTGTTGTTAGTGGAACAAAGCGCAGGAGGAGAGGCATCAGTACGGAACCAATCAGCATCATCCACCTTCATGTtgttcctccag ACCCAAAGatcatcacagctgagtctggacaggacatcactctgacatgtcgagctccaaacagcaacattgtgaagtggagcagagctgacctgGTGCCACAATATGTGATTTTGTACCAGGATGGTGACTTTATTTCAGCCAatcagcatccatcttttaagaaccgggtggatctgcaggacagacagatgaaggatggagacgtgtctttgattctgaaggatGTGAACACTGCTGATAGTGGAACATACGTGTGCCGTGTTTTCATTGAAGAAACACGCTCATGGAAGAACAGCATCATCCTCCACCTGATtgttcctccag gtcagacaAGAGGACCAGAGAAGGATGAAGACAACAAAGATGGAGGGAAGACGAATGGAGTAAAGAAGGAGGATTTACCTGTTGTATTGATGTGCttcttgttgctgctgttattgCTTTCTTGA